A window of Macrotis lagotis isolate mMagLag1 chromosome X, bilby.v1.9.chrom.fasta, whole genome shotgun sequence contains these coding sequences:
- the CRYBB2 gene encoding beta-crystallin B2: MASDYQTQSSKPQPLNPKIVIFEQENFQGRSHELNGPCANLKDTGMEKAASILVQSGPWVGYEQANCKGEQFVFEKGEYPRWDSWTNSRRTDALSSLRPIKVDSQEHKIILYENPNFTGKKIEIIDDDVPSFHAHGYQEKVSSVRVQSGTWVGYQYPGYRGSQYLFEKGEYKDSSDFGAPHPQVQSVRRIRDMQWHQRGAFHPTN, encoded by the exons ATGGCATCGGACTACCAGACTCAGTCTTCTAAACCACAGCCCCTCAATCCCAAG ATTGTCATCTTTGAGCAGGAGAATTTCCAAGGACGCTCCCATGAACTGAATGGGCCATGTGCCAACCTCAAGGACACCGGGATGGAGAAGGCGGCCTCCATCCTTGTGCAGTCAGGACC tTGGGTTGGGTATGAACAGGCCAACTGCAAAGGAGAGCAGTTTGTGTTTGAGAAAGGTGAGTACCCTCGATGGGACTCTTGGACCAACAGCCGCCGAACTGATGCACTCAGCTCACTGAGACCCATCAAAGTG GATAGTCAGGAGCACAAAATCATCCTTTATGAAAATCCTAACTTCACTGGGAAGAAGATTGAAATCATTGACGATGATGTGCCCAGTTTCCATGCCCATGGGTACCAGGAGAAAGTATCATCTGTAAGGGTACAGAGTGGAAC GTGGGTGGGCTACCAGTATCCAGGCTATCGAGGTTCCCAGTACTTGTTTGAGAAAGGGGAATACAAGGACAGCAGCGATTTTGGGGCTCCCCACCCCCAGGTTCAGTCTGTAAGGCGCATCCGGGACATGCAGTGGCATCAGCGAGGTGCCTTCCACCCAACCAACTAG